In a single window of the bacterium genome:
- a CDS encoding NAD+ synthase codes for MSSSELKKPSLAIDCEQVSRVLINFIRTEVRKVGFERVVLGLSGGIDSSLSAALAVRALGRENVLGVFMPYESSNPSSLADARLLAEYLGLRSQLCEITPMVKPYLEANPGMDQLRRGNVMARMRMIVLYDISAAERALVLGTSNKTEYLLGYSTLWGDMACALNPLGDLYKNHVRQLSRFLEIPAPILQKKPSADLWEGQTDEDEFGFTYDDADQLLYLLIDRRFLPEEVERLGYDRRLIDILVRKVRTTQYKRHLPLIAKLSQRTINRDFRYPRDWGL; via the coding sequence ATGAGCTCAAGCGAATTAAAAAAGCCCTCTTTGGCAATTGACTGCGAGCAGGTCAGCCGGGTGCTTATCAATTTCATCCGCACCGAGGTGCGCAAGGTGGGGTTCGAGCGGGTTGTGCTGGGCCTTTCGGGCGGCATCGACAGCAGCCTGTCGGCGGCCCTGGCCGTGCGCGCCCTGGGACGTGAGAACGTGCTGGGCGTGTTCATGCCTTACGAGTCGAGCAATCCCAGCAGCCTGGCCGATGCCCGCCTTCTGGCCGAATATCTGGGCCTGCGCAGCCAGCTGTGCGAGATAACCCCGATGGTCAAACCCTACCTGGAGGCCAACCCGGGCATGGACCAGTTGCGTCGGGGCAACGTGATGGCCCGCATGCGGATGATCGTGCTCTACGACATCTCGGCCGCCGAGCGCGCCCTGGTCCTTGGCACCAGCAACAAGACCGAGTACCTGCTGGGATACTCCACCCTCTGGGGCGACATGGCCTGCGCTCTCAACCCACTTGGCGACCTGTACAAGAACCACGTGCGCCAGCTCTCCCGGTTCCTGGAGATACCGGCTCCGATCCTCCAGAAAAAACCCAGCGCCGACCTCTGGGAGGGCCAGACCGATGAGGACGAGTTCGGTTTCACTTACGATGACGCGGATCAGTTGCTCTACCTGCTGATCGATCGCCGTTTTCTTCCTGAGGAGGTCGAGCGTCTGGGTTATGACCGCCGCCTGATCGACATCCTCGTTCGCAAGGTGCGCACCACTCAGTACAAACGCCATCTGCCCCTGATCGCCAAGCTCAGCCAGCGTACGATCAATCGGGATTTCCGCTACCCCAGGGACTGGGGTCTCTGA
- a CDS encoding YtxH domain-containing protein, with protein MSEDNGHTFSIIKAFLAGSIVGAGVALLFAPYSGEETRKKLAEKKEDACKALKETTEQVAKRGHEMLDEGKKSIESLKSEMSKLVDEGKKSISHIRDEISGMVEEGKSSLKKTIKEELSSLEEELADKKTRKTKA; from the coding sequence ATGTCGGAAGATAACGGACACACTTTCTCGATCATCAAGGCTTTCCTGGCTGGTTCCATCGTGGGCGCCGGCGTAGCGCTCCTTTTTGCGCCGTACAGCGGAGAGGAGACCCGCAAGAAGCTCGCGGAAAAGAAGGAAGATGCTTGCAAGGCTCTGAAGGAAACCACTGAGCAGGTGGCCAAGCGTGGCCATGAGATGCTTGATGAGGGTAAAAAATCGATCGAGTCCCTCAAGTCGGAGATGTCGAAGCTGGTGGATGAGGGTAAAAAATCGATCAGCCACATCCGCGATGAGATAAGCGGGATGGTGGAAGAGGGCAAGAGCAGCCTGAAAAAAACGATCAAGGAAGAGCTGTCCAGCTTGGAAGAAGAGCTTGCGGACAAGAAAACCCGCAAGACCAAGGCCTGA